The Streptomyces sp. RKND-216 genomic sequence CGCAGGTTCTCGTAGACGTGCTTGGTCTCCTGGTACTCGGCGAGTCCGTGCGGGCCGAGTTCGCGGCCCGTCCCGGACCTGCCGAAGCCGCCCCATTCCGCCTGTGGGAGGTAGGGGTGGAAGTCGTTGATCCAGACGGTGCCGTGCCGCAGCCGGGAGGCGACCCGGCGGGCGCGGGCGGTGTCGGCCGAGAACACCGCGCCGGCCAGGCCGTACTCGGTGTCGTTGGCGAGCGCCACGGCCTCGTCCTCGTCGGCGAAGGTCTCCACGGTGAGGATCGGGCCGAAGGTCTCCTCGCGGACGACCTTCATGCCGCGGTGGCAGTGGTCCAGCACCGTCGGGGCGTAGAAGTACCCGTCGGCGGGACGGACGCCGGACGGCTCGGGCCGTTCGCCGCCGCAGCGCAGCACAGCGCCCTCGTCCAGCGCGGAGGCCACGTACGCCTCGGTCTTGGCGAGCTGCTGGGCGGAGACCAGCGGGCCGCACTCGACACCCTTCTCGGTCCCGCGGCCGAGTCGGATCCTCTGTGCGCGGGCGGCGAGTTCGGCGACGAAACGGTCGCGGACGGACTCCTCGACGATCAGCCGGGCACCGGCCGAGCAGACCTGGCCGCTGTGGATGAACGCGGCGTTCAGGGCCTGGTCGACGGCCGTGTCGAAGCCCTGCTCGGTGGCGCAGGCGTCGGCGAAGACCACGTTCGGGTTCTTGCCGCCGAGTTCGAGCGCGACCTTCTTCACGGTGGGGGCGGCGGCCTGGGCGACCTTGAC encodes the following:
- a CDS encoding aldehyde dehydrogenase family protein encodes the protein MSVTDSIHVDGEWRSAAAGGTREILDPADATVLAVVADGDAADTDAAVAAARRAFDAGPWPHSPVAERAALLRRVAELLQRDREEIALLESRDAGKTLEEGRVDVDDVTSAFRYFADLVSNSAGRVVDAGSPDVHSVVVHEPVGVCAMITPWNFPLLQASWKIAPALAAGNTFVLKPSEITPLSTLHMVKLLVEAGLPSGVANLVTGPGDPVGARLSAHPDVDLVSFTGGLVSGVKVAQAAAPTVKKVALELGGKNPNVVFADACATEQGFDTAVDQALNAAFIHSGQVCSAGARLIVEESVRDRFVAELAARAQRIRLGRGTEKGVECGPLVSAQQLAKTEAYVASALDEGAVLRCGGERPEPSGVRPADGYFYAPTVLDHCHRGMKVVREETFGPILTVETFADEDEAVALANDTEYGLAGAVFSADTARARRVASRLRHGTVWINDFHPYLPQAEWGGFGRSGTGRELGPHGLAEYQETKHVYENLRPEPVRWFAG